Proteins from one Leptonema illini DSM 21528 genomic window:
- the ilvB gene encoding biosynthetic-type acetolactate synthase large subunit codes for MKNEMTGAEFIIDFLVKKGVHTISGIPGGANLPLYDALQRSPIRHVLARHEQGAGFIAQGMARATGEPGVCFASSGPGVTNLATAIADAMMDSIPVLAITGQVPTSLIGTDAFQEVDAVGIMTPITKAAFMIRNIDELQERLEEAYHIMLDGRPGPVLVDVPKDIQFAKMPAASRSFQAPSKPATFNRAPSNPTLSDSDIKTKDAEASLPSLPSTNSFHDKVKAIVAMLQESKRPLIYAGGGIVYAGAADEFRALIDALQIPAALTLMGLGTLPETHPLNLGMLGMHGNRSTNHAIEEADLILALGVRFDDRATGNVHTFAQNAKIVHIDIDASEIGKNRSVEIGLCADLKEALTALLHALHGYEKPIGQSSWLDHIELLRKEDYLPEEWLDNPFHPVALLRHLGEIAPADAIFTTDVGQHQMWAAQHLSLRGPRSFLTSGGAGTMGFGLPAAIGAALAYPERPVICITGDGSLFMNLAELSTAAELNLNIKVLVFNNNHLGLVRQQQDLFYQKNFFAIRYDRPTDYAMVARGMGFEARNILHEQNVGEILEAALSENGPVLLNIPIDEEQHVLPMVPPGKANIQAITPVASTR; via the coding sequence ATGAAGAACGAAATGACCGGAGCGGAATTTATCATCGATTTTCTTGTGAAGAAGGGAGTGCATACGATCAGCGGCATTCCAGGCGGGGCGAATCTACCCCTTTATGACGCCCTGCAGCGCAGTCCCATTAGACATGTACTGGCCCGGCATGAACAGGGAGCGGGCTTTATCGCACAGGGTATGGCGCGGGCCACCGGAGAACCGGGCGTCTGCTTCGCATCGTCAGGGCCAGGCGTTACCAACCTGGCCACCGCCATCGCCGATGCCATGATGGATTCCATTCCCGTTCTCGCCATCACAGGTCAGGTTCCGACGTCGCTGATCGGCACCGACGCCTTTCAGGAGGTGGATGCCGTCGGTATCATGACGCCGATCACAAAGGCAGCCTTTATGATTCGCAACATTGACGAGCTTCAGGAAAGGCTTGAAGAGGCCTATCATATCATGCTCGACGGGCGTCCGGGGCCGGTTCTTGTCGATGTTCCGAAAGACATACAGTTCGCAAAGATGCCGGCCGCAAGTCGATCGTTTCAGGCTCCCTCAAAGCCTGCCACGTTCAACAGGGCCCCGTCGAATCCCACGCTTTCGGACTCAGATATTAAAACGAAAGATGCAGAGGCATCGCTGCCTTCACTGCCATCAACGAATTCGTTTCACGATAAGGTCAAAGCCATCGTCGCCATGTTGCAGGAGTCGAAACGTCCGTTGATCTATGCCGGTGGCGGCATCGTCTATGCCGGAGCCGCTGACGAATTCAGAGCCTTGATCGACGCCTTGCAGATACCGGCCGCCTTAACGCTGATGGGCCTTGGTACTCTGCCTGAAACGCATCCGTTGAACCTCGGCATGCTTGGCATGCACGGCAACAGATCGACGAACCATGCCATTGAAGAGGCCGATCTGATTCTCGCTCTGGGAGTGCGTTTCGACGACAGGGCGACCGGAAACGTACATACGTTCGCGCAGAATGCAAAGATCGTTCATATCGATATCGACGCCTCTGAGATCGGCAAGAATCGCTCCGTCGAAATCGGTCTGTGCGCCGATCTGAAAGAGGCGCTGACGGCACTTTTGCATGCGCTTCACGGTTATGAGAAGCCGATCGGTCAATCGTCCTGGCTTGATCACATCGAGTTATTACGAAAAGAGGATTACCTTCCCGAAGAATGGCTGGATAACCCCTTTCATCCCGTCGCCCTGCTGCGACATCTGGGCGAGATCGCTCCGGCCGATGCGATCTTTACGACAGACGTCGGTCAACATCAGATGTGGGCGGCGCAGCATCTGTCATTGCGAGGTCCGCGAAGCTTTCTCACGTCAGGCGGAGCAGGCACGATGGGATTCGGCCTGCCTGCCGCGATTGGCGCCGCCCTTGCCTACCCTGAGCGTCCCGTCATCTGTATAACGGGGGATGGATCGCTCTTTATGAACCTGGCCGAGCTTTCGACGGCGGCTGAGCTGAATCTGAATATCAAGGTCCTTGTTTTCAACAACAATCACCTCGGACTTGTCCGTCAGCAGCAGGATCTCTTTTATCAGAAGAACTTCTTCGCCATCCGGTATGATCGCCCGACCGATTATGCGATGGTGGCTCGCGGGATGGGCTTTGAGGCGCGAAACATCCTGCACGAGCAGAACGTCGGCGAGATCCTTGAAGCGGCGCTTTCAGAGAATGGGCCCGTTCTTCTGAACATCCCCATCGACGAAGAGCAGCATGTACTGCCCATGGTACCGCCCGGTAAGGCGAATATCCAGGCGATCACTCCGGTTGCATCGACCCGATAG
- the mdh gene encoding malate dehydrogenase has protein sequence MPRKKIALIGAGQIGGTMALLAAQKELGDVILFDIVEGVPQGKGLDVMETTPVEGCNSTVTGTNSYEDIRGADICIVTAGIPRKPGMSRDDLIATNTKIVKDVAENIKKYAPDSFVIIITNPLDAMVYVMQKVTGFPKSRVMGMAGVLDSARFRAFISMETGVSVNDITAFVLGGHGDTMVPLSRYSTIGGIPLPDYPGLSAEKIRAMEDRTRNGGGEIVNLLKTGSAFYAPGASAIAMAESIIRDQKRIFPCAVLCEGEYGHKGIFMGVPVILGEKGVEKIIEIQLTADEKAALDKSAGAVKELMSVVDNSGIL, from the coding sequence ATGCCCAGAAAGAAGATCGCATTAATCGGCGCCGGTCAGATCGGCGGAACTATGGCTCTGCTTGCCGCTCAGAAGGAGCTTGGCGACGTCATCCTCTTTGACATCGTCGAAGGCGTGCCTCAGGGCAAGGGCCTGGACGTGATGGAGACCACTCCCGTCGAAGGCTGTAACTCCACCGTAACGGGAACGAACTCCTACGAAGATATTCGCGGCGCCGACATCTGCATCGTAACGGCCGGTATTCCGCGTAAGCCGGGTATGTCGCGTGACGACCTTATCGCCACGAACACCAAAATCGTAAAAGACGTCGCCGAAAACATCAAGAAATACGCTCCCGATTCTTTCGTCATTATCATCACCAATCCGCTTGATGCGATGGTGTATGTGATGCAGAAGGTTACGGGCTTTCCGAAAAGCCGCGTGATGGGCATGGCCGGCGTGCTTGACTCCGCTCGCTTCCGTGCCTTCATCTCTATGGAAACCGGCGTTTCTGTAAACGACATCACCGCCTTCGTTCTCGGCGGCCACGGCGATACGATGGTTCCGCTCTCCCGCTATTCGACGATCGGCGGCATTCCGCTTCCCGATTATCCGGGACTGAGCGCCGAGAAAATCCGCGCAATGGAAGATCGTACGCGTAACGGCGGCGGCGAGATCGTCAATCTTCTGAAAACGGGCTCGGCCTTCTACGCTCCGGGCGCATCGGCTATTGCCATGGCAGAGTCGATCATCCGTGACCAGAAGCGCATCTTCCCCTGCGCCGTTCTCTGCGAAGGCGAATACGGTCATAAGGGCATCTTCATGGGCGTTCCCGTTATCCTGGGCGAGAAAGGCGTCGAGAAGATCATCGAGATCCAGCTCACCGCCGACGAGAAAGCCGCTCTTGATAAGTCGGCCGGCGCCGTAAAAGAGCTGATGTCGGTTGTGGATAACTCCGGCATCCTCTGA
- a CDS encoding metal-sensitive transcriptional regulator → MAVKKSERKEKTPRKAGDPAPGIEEELEGSEENPIAALGRRMNRIQGQVVGIGKMIEDQRTCVDILNQISAVKSALDGVAMAILEKQAYQCFQETVDPDESKRSLQEFIDIVRKYAR, encoded by the coding sequence ATGGCCGTTAAAAAGTCCGAGCGCAAAGAGAAAACTCCCCGGAAGGCTGGCGATCCGGCTCCGGGAATAGAAGAGGAGCTGGAAGGCTCGGAAGAGAATCCCATCGCCGCTCTCGGGCGGCGAATGAATCGCATTCAGGGGCAGGTCGTCGGCATCGGAAAGATGATCGAAGACCAGCGCACCTGTGTGGATATTCTGAACCAGATCAGCGCCGTGAAGTCGGCCCTTGACGGGGTGGCGATGGCCATTCTCGAAAAGCAGGCCTACCAGTGTTTTCAGGAGACCGTCGACCCCGACGAGAGCAAGCGTTCGCTGCAGGAATTCATCGATATCGTGCGCAAGTATGCGCGTTGA
- a CDS encoding SPFH domain-containing protein: MGMLDTIGLIFYVILFIYVAFKFARAIRIVPAQDVYIVERLGKYRTSLYAGFHPLIPFFDNVEYILTLKEEAIDVPSQNCITKDNVLIRVDGIIYMKVIDPYKAAYHVADYRYALIQLAQTTMRAAFGSLELDRTFEERESINAQIVRVVDEAADNWGINILRYEIQNITPPQTVLASMEKQMTAERDKRAVIARSEGDMRSMINRSEGLKQELINKSEGEKQKLINEAEGQAQEVLAIARATAAGIEKIAASIEMTGGRQAVYLSLAQEYLQKIGGIARPENTVILPMDIGSLDDIMKGLDHFAGDKHRG, encoded by the coding sequence ATGGGTATGTTAGATACAATAGGCTTGATTTTTTACGTTATTCTCTTCATTTATGTTGCCTTCAAGTTCGCGCGGGCCATCCGCATCGTACCGGCGCAGGACGTTTACATCGTCGAGCGATTGGGCAAATACCGCACAAGTCTCTATGCAGGCTTTCATCCGCTGATTCCGTTTTTTGATAACGTAGAATATATTCTCACGTTAAAAGAAGAGGCCATTGACGTTCCGTCGCAGAACTGCATTACGAAAGATAACGTTTTGATTCGCGTGGATGGCATCATCTACATGAAGGTCATCGATCCTTACAAGGCAGCCTATCACGTCGCCGACTATCGTTATGCGCTGATTCAGCTTGCGCAGACGACCATGCGCGCCGCCTTCGGCTCGCTCGAACTCGATCGTACCTTTGAAGAACGTGAGTCGATCAACGCTCAGATTGTGCGCGTGGTAGACGAGGCCGCCGATAACTGGGGCATCAACATCCTGCGTTATGAGATTCAGAACATCACGCCTCCGCAGACGGTTCTGGCTTCGATGGAGAAGCAGATGACGGCCGAGCGAGATAAGCGAGCCGTGATTGCCAGGTCCGAAGGCGATATGCGTTCGATGATCAACCGATCCGAGGGCTTGAAGCAGGAACTCATTAACAAGTCAGAAGGTGAGAAACAGAAGCTGATCAATGAGGCCGAAGGACAGGCACAGGAGGTGCTTGCAATCGCACGGGCGACGGCGGCCGGTATTGAGAAAATCGCCGCATCCATCGAGATGACGGGCGGACGCCAGGCCGTGTACCTCAGCCTGGCTCAGGAATATCTGCAAAAAATCGGCGGAATCGCCCGTCCTGAGAATACGGTCATCCTGCCGATGGATATAGGAAGCCTGGACGATATTATGAAAGGGCTTGATCATTTCGCCGGTGATAAACATCGAGGATAA
- a CDS encoding SPFH domain-containing protein, translating into MFGIPAVLLLLVLFVIWKTFIIVPHQHAFIKERLGNYSATLGSGFHFLIPIVDRVAYRHTLKEESIDVPPQICITKDNVQVEVDGILYIKVVDPKLASYGISDYRFASIQLAQTNMRSEIGKLDLDHTLMERETINDNIIRALDLASDPWGVKVTRYEIKNIMPPKTVLATMEKQMTAERDKRAEIFHSEGERSATINRSEGDKVESINVSEGEKMRRINEAEGRARQIELVAEATAESIRLVAAAIARPGGDDAMKLRIAEEFIREFGDVVETSKTQVIPLGPAVIQSFFQGVSGITEAMKTDSGQFPRPPKTPKQ; encoded by the coding sequence ATGTTTGGTATTCCCGCCGTTCTGCTTCTTCTGGTGCTTTTTGTCATCTGGAAGACCTTTATCATCGTTCCTCACCAGCATGCTTTCATTAAAGAAAGGCTGGGGAATTACAGCGCCACCCTCGGGTCTGGCTTCCATTTCCTGATTCCGATCGTCGATCGTGTCGCCTACAGGCATACTCTGAAGGAAGAGAGCATCGATGTTCCCCCTCAGATATGTATTACCAAAGATAACGTTCAGGTAGAGGTGGACGGAATCCTCTATATCAAGGTCGTCGATCCGAAGCTGGCCTCGTATGGCATCAGCGACTATCGCTTTGCCTCGATTCAGCTTGCGCAAACGAACATGCGTTCAGAGATCGGTAAGCTTGATCTCGATCATACGCTGATGGAGCGCGAAACGATCAACGATAACATCATTCGAGCCCTTGACCTTGCCAGCGATCCGTGGGGCGTGAAGGTTACCCGTTACGAGATCAAGAATATCATGCCGCCGAAAACCGTGCTTGCAACGATGGAAAAGCAGATGACGGCGGAGCGCGATAAACGAGCCGAGATCTTTCATTCTGAGGGAGAGCGTTCGGCGACGATCAACAGATCCGAAGGCGATAAGGTCGAGTCGATCAACGTCTCTGAAGGCGAGAAGATGCGACGCATCAACGAGGCTGAAGGCCGTGCCCGGCAGATCGAGCTTGTGGCCGAGGCTACGGCAGAATCGATCCGCCTTGTGGCCGCCGCTATTGCGCGACCGGGCGGCGATGATGCGATGAAGCTGCGTATTGCCGAAGAGTTTATTCGTGAATTCGGCGACGTCGTCGAAACCTCGAAGACGCAGGTCATTCCTCTTGGCCCGGCTGTCATTCAGAGCTTCTTTCAGGGCGTGTCAGGTATTACCGAGGCCATGAAAACCGACAGCGGACAGTTTCCGCGACCGCCGAAGACGCCGAAGCAATAA
- a CDS encoding glycerophosphoryl diester phosphodiesterase membrane domain-containing protein, with the protein MDNVYQPPQANLQPDDDFGAGTFSISRAFSLATSTFGKKFGLALGILLLMVIISFVIVFAVTLLGVIFRLTEIVLGLWIILTIMVFPVFFASYTVIGYRLIRREASVGDLFLGFRSYGSTLVTAISLFILYYLITIPFSLPQMLYLFEGFPTENVMENMSSYMAGLKAKQEQIYDAENIWRVFLGYAGYPFALYFWGRVQMVLPLVILRESGIGQAFKSSWQLTGPHHLKLALYLFLITIVMIIGFAILAFGIALSALTGSLAIILIPACVFLLLFVFAYGLILYGAATYQLFGDDTQQPAPQ; encoded by the coding sequence ATGGACAACGTGTACCAACCTCCTCAAGCAAATCTGCAGCCGGACGATGATTTCGGAGCGGGCACATTCAGCATCAGCCGGGCCTTCAGCCTGGCAACGTCGACGTTCGGAAAGAAGTTCGGCCTGGCACTCGGTATTCTTTTACTGATGGTCATTATTTCGTTCGTCATTGTTTTTGCCGTCACGCTGCTCGGAGTGATTTTTCGCCTGACCGAGATCGTGCTGGGTCTGTGGATCATCTTAACTATCATGGTTTTTCCGGTATTTTTTGCCTCCTACACAGTCATCGGCTATCGCTTAATACGCCGGGAGGCTTCGGTTGGCGACCTGTTCTTAGGATTTCGGTCTTATGGATCGACCCTTGTCACGGCCATCAGCCTCTTCATACTCTATTATCTTATCACAATCCCTTTTAGCCTTCCGCAAATGCTCTACCTGTTTGAGGGTTTTCCAACAGAGAACGTCATGGAAAACATGTCCTCCTATATGGCCGGACTGAAGGCAAAGCAAGAGCAGATATACGATGCAGAAAATATCTGGCGCGTTTTCCTGGGCTACGCAGGATACCCTTTTGCCCTCTATTTTTGGGGAAGGGTGCAGATGGTTCTGCCGCTTGTAATACTACGCGAAAGCGGCATCGGGCAGGCCTTTAAGTCGAGCTGGCAATTGACGGGGCCGCATCATCTCAAGCTCGCCCTGTATCTATTCCTGATAACTATTGTTATGATTATCGGCTTCGCCATCCTTGCTTTTGGCATCGCCCTTTCTGCCTTAACGGGATCCCTTGCAATCATTCTGATCCCGGCCTGCGTCTTCCTGCTTCTCTTTGTTTTCGCCTACGGCCTTATTCTTTACGGAGCGGCGACCTATCAGCTTTTCGGCGACGACACGCAGCAGCCGGCGCCACAATAG
- a CDS encoding zinc-binding dehydrogenase, with amino-acid sequence MIPVTTMQGARLLRYGTPADMPVQEVELPALQPGQVLIRMAYASINPSDLAFLSGQYGIKKKLPAVPGFEGSGTVVAYGGGWSRFLVGRRVACASSSGDGTWAQYMVADAKGCIPLRRSVSLEQGSSLIVNPMTAVAMYNIFEKGRHGALIQTAAASALGGMIRKLAAVNGRPVINIVRRDEQVNTLEEQGAQYVLNSTAPDFERKLAVLARKLQATMAVDAVGGALTQQLVGCMPAFSTVLVYGGLSGEACALSPGLLIFKEAQIRGFWLSLWLQKQSALSLMRLGWSVQKHLAGELKTEVRRIYPLAEIHAAIEDYSRQMSGGKVLINCNP; translated from the coding sequence ATGATTCCTGTTACGACGATGCAGGGAGCGCGGCTGCTCCGTTATGGAACGCCTGCCGATATGCCGGTGCAGGAGGTCGAGTTACCCGCTCTGCAACCGGGGCAGGTCTTGATTCGCATGGCCTATGCGTCCATCAATCCATCCGACCTTGCCTTTTTATCAGGGCAGTACGGTATTAAGAAAAAGCTGCCTGCGGTGCCGGGCTTTGAGGGCAGCGGAACCGTCGTCGCCTATGGTGGAGGGTGGAGTCGTTTTCTTGTGGGACGTCGCGTGGCCTGCGCCTCCAGTTCGGGAGACGGCACCTGGGCGCAATACATGGTCGCCGATGCGAAGGGATGTATTCCGTTGCGTCGCAGCGTTAGTCTGGAACAGGGATCGTCGCTCATCGTGAATCCGATGACGGCGGTGGCGATGTATAACATCTTCGAGAAAGGACGTCATGGCGCCCTGATCCAGACGGCGGCGGCAAGCGCCCTGGGCGGAATGATCCGGAAGCTGGCCGCGGTAAACGGTCGGCCTGTGATCAATATCGTGCGGCGCGACGAGCAGGTGAATACGCTTGAAGAGCAGGGAGCGCAGTACGTATTAAACAGCACTGCTCCCGATTTTGAGCGAAAGCTTGCCGTTCTTGCGCGTAAGCTTCAGGCGACGATGGCCGTCGATGCCGTCGGTGGAGCGCTCACACAGCAGCTTGTCGGTTGTATGCCGGCCTTCTCGACGGTTCTCGTGTACGGTGGGTTATCCGGCGAGGCCTGTGCTCTTTCGCCGGGTCTTCTGATCTTTAAAGAGGCGCAGATTCGCGGATTCTGGCTTTCGCTCTGGTTACAGAAGCAGTCCGCTCTCAGTCTGATGCGGCTCGGATGGTCGGTGCAGAAGCATCTTGCAGGCGAGCTCAAGACCGAGGTGCGCCGCATTTATCCCCTTGCAGAGATCCATGCGGCGATTGAAGACTACAGCCGTCAGATGAGCGGCGGTAAGGTGCTGATTAACTGCAATCCGTAG